The Paenibacillus sp. YPG26 genome includes a window with the following:
- a CDS encoding accessory gene regulator B family protein gives MKGLEALSRHLSSKIKESDPEGPVSLEILEYELGIRLNFIATLLMTVLAGWITGNLWEACLAMVSFLVVRRFSGGVHMKSLTLCALVSASIFVSIPFIVLDPEQIRLFTLISAAVFLIYSPNILEELNPPPLTPYMKAISVALVLSNYIFQSSAIALACAVQAFLILPFWKGGESR, from the coding sequence ATGAAGGGGTTAGAAGCATTATCGAGGCATCTCTCGAGCAAGATAAAGGAAAGTGATCCAGAGGGACCGGTCAGCCTTGAAATTCTGGAATATGAGCTCGGAATAAGGCTGAATTTTATAGCTACACTGCTTATGACTGTACTGGCTGGATGGATAACCGGGAACTTATGGGAGGCCTGCCTGGCCATGGTCTCCTTCCTGGTGGTAAGACGGTTCTCGGGCGGCGTGCATATGAAGTCACTAACACTTTGTGCTCTAGTATCGGCTTCCATTTTTGTAAGTATTCCTTTCATCGTGCTGGACCCGGAGCAAATACGGTTATTCACACTTATATCTGCAGCCGTATTCTTGATTTACTCCCCTAACATTCTGGAGGAATTGAATCCGCCGCCGCTCACACCTTACATGAAAGCAATCTCGGTAGCTTTGGTTCTATCTAATTACATATTTCAGTCTTCAGCCATAGCTCTCGCCTGTGCTGTGCAAGCTTTTCTCATACTTCCTTTCTGGAAAGGAGGTGAGTCAAGATGA
- a CDS encoding cation diffusion facilitator family transporter → MQAANKTFVAVWISLISNLFLTGIKIFVGVLFKSQVLIADGIHNAGDVVASFAALTSTRISKKPADEDHPYGHGKAEVLASAVVALILALAAILMIVKSIESFFAPAEEASIIALSAALISLIWKQVLYVYCIRIGRAENSKSLMATAYDHLADVYASAAACAGIGLALLGDYYDIPFTKYGDPIAGLVVSYFVIKLAYKMGRESVDILMEKNIDQEKLDSIHQIVNQVEYVRRIDRIRARELGNYIIVDVRVSIPSELTVQQGHDVSKEIRNSIKSGVSYVEEVLVHINPWYHGDTSEEK, encoded by the coding sequence ATGCAAGCAGCTAACAAAACATTTGTGGCAGTATGGATCAGCTTGATCAGCAATTTGTTTCTGACTGGAATTAAAATTTTTGTGGGCGTCCTGTTCAAAAGCCAAGTTCTCATTGCAGACGGTATACATAATGCTGGAGATGTAGTGGCTTCTTTTGCTGCGCTCACCTCTACCCGGATCTCGAAAAAGCCTGCAGATGAGGATCACCCTTACGGTCACGGTAAGGCAGAGGTTCTAGCTTCCGCGGTAGTAGCGCTAATTCTGGCTCTAGCCGCAATTCTGATGATAGTCAAGTCTATCGAGTCTTTCTTCGCTCCCGCCGAGGAGGCAAGCATTATCGCCCTGTCCGCCGCGTTGATTTCCTTGATTTGGAAGCAGGTATTGTACGTATATTGCATTCGGATAGGTAGAGCAGAGAACAGTAAAAGTCTGATGGCCACGGCCTACGACCATCTTGCGGATGTCTATGCGTCAGCGGCTGCTTGTGCGGGAATTGGTCTTGCGCTGCTAGGTGATTATTATGATATTCCGTTCACGAAATATGGAGATCCTATCGCGGGGCTGGTCGTATCTTACTTCGTAATCAAGCTGGCCTATAAGATGGGGCGGGAATCTGTGGATATCCTGATGGAAAAGAACATTGATCAAGAAAAGCTGGACTCCATTCATCAGATTGTGAACCAAGTTGAATATGTGAGACGGATAGATCGGATTCGGGCAAGAGAATTAGGGAATTATATTATTGTTGATGTCAGAGTTAGTATTCCGAGTGAGCTGACCGTTCAGCAGGGACATGACGTTAGCAAGGAAATTCGGAATTCGATAAAGAGCGGGGTAAGTTACGTAGAAGAGGTGCTGGTTCATATTAATCCTTGGTATCATGGAGATACAAGTGAAGAGAAATAG
- a CDS encoding glycoside hydrolase family 25 protein has product MQTRSGNHAQGIDVSHWQGAIDWRKVRAAGKSFVFIKATESSRYTDNQFFNNLKGAKSAGLLVGAYHFTRAAKPADVKAEVDHFLSVINQAGGLDTFELPFVLDIETKEAGTRANVTATVRAWVDEFKRRTGRTPLLYTYPSFIEGYLDSSLADVPLWYAYYSNVPPVNKSGWKSWEFLQYTSEGTVPGIGGNVDLNEYRGSEAELMAVYKKGNNGSKPPGHNPEVPAWKESGRQWLIDHAGISSDWKAEDPVDIGTLGAILAKFTSRTKNS; this is encoded by the coding sequence ATGCAGACCAGAAGCGGGAATCATGCGCAAGGTATTGATGTCTCCCACTGGCAGGGGGCTATTGATTGGCGGAAGGTGAGAGCCGCGGGCAAATCCTTTGTATTTATTAAAGCTACGGAGAGCAGCCGTTACACGGACAATCAATTCTTCAATAATTTGAAGGGAGCGAAGTCAGCAGGACTCCTGGTGGGAGCGTACCATTTCACCAGAGCAGCCAAACCTGCGGATGTGAAAGCGGAGGTGGATCATTTCCTAAGCGTAATTAATCAGGCAGGAGGACTGGACACTTTCGAGCTGCCCTTTGTCCTCGACATTGAGACCAAGGAGGCAGGGACTCGGGCCAATGTGACTGCCACGGTGCGCGCCTGGGTAGATGAATTCAAGCGGCGGACTGGCAGAACCCCGCTCCTGTACACGTATCCGAGCTTCATTGAGGGATATCTGGACTCAAGTCTTGCAGATGTGCCGCTCTGGTACGCTTATTACAGCAATGTGCCGCCCGTGAATAAGTCAGGCTGGAAATCCTGGGAGTTCCTCCAGTATACGAGTGAAGGCACCGTGCCGGGGATCGGTGGAAATGTCGATCTTAATGAATATAGGGGAAGTGAGGCTGAGCTGATGGCTGTCTACAAGAAAGGCAACAATGGATCGAAGCCGCCTGGTCACAATCCTGAAGTTCCAGCCTGGAAGGAATCCGGCAGACAGTGGCTGATCGATCATGCTGGAATCAGCAGCGACTGGAAAGCGGAGGACCCGGTTGATATTGGAACTCTTGGAGCTATTCTTGCCAAATTCACCTCAAGAACCAAAAACTCCTGA
- a CDS encoding YjcZ family sporulation protein produces MSEVRGGGYGGGGVFTSTGAILVLFILLVIISRSILY; encoded by the coding sequence ATGAGTGAAGTAAGAGGCGGCGGCTACGGTGGTGGCGGAGTGTTCACATCCACAGGCGCAATTCTGGTACTGTTCATTCTGCTCGTTATTATCTCCCGTTCTATCCTGTACTAA
- a CDS encoding tetratricopeptide repeat protein, whose product MMSKFILFSALWWLVGNPFLAIIILLAIIYVLDRQFVGVFPSVTRPFRRMRDISLLRQQLALNHHDISAKRDLARLLLERKKYSEAYSLLQEMESSSRESAEYWDDLGTAALGLGQVEEAEAHMLRALELNERVRYGQPFLKLAAVYQNRNAEKSIYYAEKFSLIHSSSCEAYFLLGNVYQSLNRKDEARRAYTESISIYRSLPKYKKRHERKWALRSWLKRQQV is encoded by the coding sequence ATGATGTCTAAATTCATTCTTTTTTCCGCATTGTGGTGGCTTGTTGGGAACCCATTTCTGGCGATTATCATTCTGCTGGCCATTATTTATGTGCTTGACCGGCAATTTGTCGGCGTATTCCCAAGTGTGACAAGACCCTTCCGGCGGATGAGAGACATATCCTTACTCCGTCAGCAGCTCGCGCTTAATCATCATGACATTTCAGCCAAGCGCGATCTTGCAAGACTTCTGCTTGAGAGAAAAAAGTATAGCGAAGCTTATTCCTTACTTCAAGAAATGGAGTCTTCGTCCAGGGAATCCGCAGAATATTGGGATGATCTCGGAACAGCCGCTTTAGGACTTGGCCAAGTGGAAGAGGCGGAAGCACATATGCTTCGCGCCCTGGAGCTTAATGAACGAGTCCGTTACGGACAGCCCTTCCTTAAGCTGGCCGCTGTCTATCAGAACAGAAATGCAGAGAAGTCTATCTATTATGCCGAGAAATTCAGTCTAATTCACTCGTCTTCCTGCGAAGCCTACTTTTTGCTTGGCAATGTATATCAATCGTTGAATCGGAAGGATGAGGCGCGCAGGGCTTACACGGAATCCATCAGCATCTACCGTTCTCTGCCCAAGTACAAGAAGCGTCATGAACGCAAGTGGGCATTACGAAGCTGGCTCAAGCGCCAGCAGGTATAG
- a CDS encoding arsenic transporter: MPDYQQWLAFGVFVFTIILLMWRPGRMNESIPTSLGALILVLAGVVSYRHILEVFGIVSGAAVTILSTIVMSIILESIGFFRWVAFNLVERARGSGVKLFWLILLLCFLMTLFFNNDGSILITTPIIIQIGNILELKPKQKIPYLLSGALIATVSSAPIGVSNLANLIALRIVGLDLNQYTAMMFVPSMIGILCISALLYLYFQRDIPREISKTPIRYSLQSGRHPLLYNHKIDSQVDWWLFRACIGIVVFIRAGFFLAEDIGIPIELVALIGVVLMIVVRWYRTKKGLRDVVTKTPWHILLFAFSIYIIVNSLHRAGMTEWLITLLQPFADKSEAGLIAASGLMLTLLSNLVNNLPSVMIGTFAVTDMGLEQQSLQLAYLANIIGSDIGAVLTPVGTLATLLWMYILKNHHIPITWKQYMKVTLIVIPIGLIVSLMSLFVWTQFLL; the protein is encoded by the coding sequence ATGCCGGACTATCAGCAGTGGCTCGCATTCGGAGTTTTTGTATTCACCATTATTCTACTCATGTGGCGTCCCGGGAGAATGAATGAATCGATCCCCACTTCACTGGGGGCACTCATACTTGTCTTGGCTGGCGTAGTAAGTTACAGGCATATTCTCGAGGTGTTCGGAATCGTATCAGGAGCCGCGGTTACAATCCTTTCAACCATTGTTATGTCCATAATACTTGAAAGTATCGGGTTCTTTCGCTGGGTGGCTTTTAATCTGGTCGAGCGGGCAAGAGGCTCTGGTGTAAAGCTCTTCTGGCTGATACTTCTCCTTTGCTTTCTTATGACTCTTTTCTTCAATAATGACGGAAGTATACTCATAACTACACCTATTATTATTCAGATCGGTAACATCTTAGAGTTGAAACCAAAGCAAAAAATCCCCTATTTGCTCTCTGGAGCATTGATAGCTACGGTATCAAGCGCGCCTATAGGAGTAAGCAATCTGGCAAATCTAATTGCACTTCGCATTGTTGGACTGGATCTAAACCAATATACCGCCATGATGTTTGTCCCTTCGATGATTGGAATCTTATGTATTTCTGCTCTCTTATATCTCTATTTTCAAAGGGATATCCCCCGTGAAATCAGCAAAACTCCGATCAGATATTCATTACAGTCAGGGAGACACCCGCTTCTTTATAACCATAAGATTGATAGTCAAGTAGACTGGTGGCTGTTCAGAGCTTGTATAGGTATCGTTGTTTTTATTCGAGCGGGATTTTTTCTTGCCGAGGATATCGGTATCCCTATAGAGCTCGTTGCATTAATTGGGGTAGTACTCATGATCGTGGTTAGATGGTATCGGACGAAGAAGGGCCTTCGTGATGTTGTGACAAAAACACCTTGGCATATTCTGTTGTTCGCCTTCAGCATTTATATCATCGTCAATAGTCTTCACCGTGCAGGGATGACAGAATGGCTCATAACTTTATTGCAACCTTTTGCCGATAAGAGTGAAGCTGGTTTAATAGCCGCTTCGGGATTGATGCTGACGCTTCTCTCGAATCTGGTTAACAATCTTCCGTCAGTTATGATTGGTACTTTTGCCGTGACGGATATGGGGCTGGAACAACAGTCTCTTCAGCTCGCGTATTTGGCTAATATCATAGGAAGTGATATAGGAGCAGTGTTAACACCTGTAGGTACTCTTGCCACATTACTTTGGATGTATATTCTTAAAAATCATCATATTCCCATAACGTGGAAACAGTATATGAAAGTAACTCTAATCGTGATACCTATCGGTTTGATTGTTAGTCTGATGTCCTTATTTGTATGGACACAATTCCTGCTTTGA